CAGTCCCACCCCACCCGTAACCCACCCCCGTTTCTTTTACTATAACTTCTCACATTTGTTCATCTCGTACAAATTTGTGGTATTACTTCCCACCAGGTACAAATGTGTTCATGTCACCTCCTTCTTTCTCATACAAGTAAATTTTAtgttagttaagtgtagtttaGATTTATGTTTAAAAACTGCAGGTAAGGGAAacgtatttttttattttctttttcaagcCAAATTTCggaaaatattttttgatataAACGTGTGTCGGATTATGCTTTATGTTCAAGAACCTACAACCTACTATAATGCAAATAATCATGCCTCAAAAAGTGAAGAAAGCCTTTGTCAATCCTCTAATGTTGATTTAAGTCCACCACTCCAAGTAAAAATGCAAGCTTCTTTCAGAAATATTATGATTCATTTTTTATGTAGTACCACTGCTTGTAGTCGTTCTCATATTTTGGGTTCAGTATTACTATTTCTTATACTTGGTTCCATTTGTGATATAATTTTGtcaatatgaaaaattaaaattgtttgattatataaatagtttattataaactacctttaaaattttataataataggAAATTAATTGAGTAATGCACTATTAAAGAACTAAATAAGGGGGTGGGTGGGATGGGGAAGCTCAACTAGTTGAGCTCAGGGTTAAGGAGCAAAAGGTCCAAGGTTCAAGTCCTAGCAAATgagaaaagaattttttttttctacccttacatttaattttttaattgtgattctCTCGACAATATCTAGGATTATGACGTGACCACAGTCGTCACCACAACTGCAATAAAACCTTAGCCCTACATATTGTTGTCTATTCTATGAAATGTATGCATCATGAGCAATAATGCTTCATCTAGGATctaataaaaaacaactttagagaataaacaacaaaattgatatacatGATAAACAAGCCATAACATTAATGTATCTTCTCAATCATTCGAACATAGAAGAACTCACCAATGAATTCACAAGGAACACAGGACAGGAGAAGTGTAGTAGGACTAAGACCAGGCGGTATAGTCAAATAAGGAGACTGAATCTCAGAATTGAGTGAAAGTTCAGTAGATCTAATGCTTTCTGTATTCAGTCTTGGAGCATTAAATCTGGTTCTAGCAATTCTTTCAACAAGACCACCCCGCGAGCTCGATTTTGTCATTCCTATTTGTAACTAAGAAAACACAGAAGTTTTTTAAGGATTGATTATGAACCAAAACACATGTGACCAAAACTGTAATATATAGTAACAGAAATCCAATGAAAATGGAAAACAAGTTATGTTGAAGACAGCATCAGCAAAAATAAGGTTGACTATAACGCTAACAAAACACATGATAAGAGTGGCTATGTTACTTTTCGATCGGTCTCTTCCCTGATAGAAGTTCTAACAGTATGACACCGTAACTATAAACATCGCCTTTTGCTGTGCATCGAAAACTTTGATAGTATTCAGGTGGTACATAACCTGGTGTACCTGCAAGTGTGCTAACTGTGAGATGAGTGTCATGAGCATTAACCAATCTCACCATACCGAAATCCGAAACTCTAGCCTCAAAATTTTCGTCGAGAAGAATATTGCTTGACTTCATATCTCTATGGATAATATGAGGTATGCAACTATGATGAAGAAATGCAAGACCTCTTGCTGATCCTAGTGCTATCTTCTTTCTTGTTTCCTAAGCAAGCTTTGAATTTTTGTTCCTCTCATGTAGAACAGTTTCTAAACTTTTGACTCTTACATAAACCGCGTCTCATCTTCTCACCCTTCCATCATCTTCCACTGTTTCCCTTCCATCACTGTCACTCACTCCAGCACTCAAAGCTTAGCGACAAGCGGATGCCCACTGTTATCAAAGTCTTCATTATTGATATGTTTTGCACTTCTGCCATGGAAATAGCTTCCACCATGGGAATTCCTGTTTTCAAACAAGTTtgcatttttttcaaacaagaaCTCCTTTTCTTGTTGAAGCAATTTTAAATAAGAACAATCAACATTTCTTAAACACTGAAAATATCTGTCATATCAAACTCAAAATTAACTGATAAGTGAAGAATAATGTAACACATTACAATAAGACTAATGTGAAGTCCACCTATATATGTCTGATCATTACATATTTacatatgtgtatatatatgtaaatcaTGAGATGTAAAATATCAGtttgcttttgaaaaatataaaagagaataaaatttTACATGTGAGGTCCAAGCGGCATGTGATTCATAATATCTTGATACATTGATGACGAACCATTATGCATGTTAAGGCCACTGCGTTCAGGATTAGCATCCACATTTGGTTCTCCCTTTGGTAACATGAAGCCCATTTCATTTGTGGGGCGTTGTTGTTGCGCCATGAATGGATTCATAGGCATTACAGGAAACTTCGCTTGCAAAGAAGAGCCTAATCCCGACATTGCAAGGTTCGACAGGTGTTGATTCATGCCATTGTGAATTTGAGATGGTTCATTTCTATGAACATGGTTTTGAAGAAGACCAGAAGCTTGCCCTTGACCTGCGTTAGAAGCGTTCGCATTGACATGACTGCTAGAATGAGCAGCAGGGACGTCGTGATTGTGTTTTCCCTCATATGTAGTGATCACATATTTAAGGTCATGTGATGCTCTCTCCACATGCTTCCTTACAGTGCACCCTGCATCGGTGCACTTGTAGTAACTCCTGCACCGCAAAACAGAAACAATCAGCTATCAACATAAACTAGTATATTAGTTATGTTAGTCCTTTGACAACTTTTTGCCCATACTTGCGTCACCGATAACCATCATCAAGGATATCTACTTCGCTGGTAGTCTGCACAACAACTCTAGGCTCACGAATGGCTCTATTAGCTCCACTCATTTCGGCATATGATTCCAGTTTCCTGAGAAAATCAATTGTGGATTTTGAATGTGAACCAATAATACgtttcacacaaaaaaaaccGAAAGAAAAGAAACTGCGGCTGCAGCAATGACAAGTATGAAGTACCTTCTTTTAGACTCTGATTCATCTCCTTCCACATCGTAAGCTAACGATACACTACCATTAGTAGCTTGATCATCTTCCCCTTCGTTAGAAAACGTAGATGAGCCATCCACTGCATCTCCTGAATCAAAGTGAGCAGTACCATTTTGAGTTTGCAGATTGGTAGACTGGTTACCGTACTTGGGGTTGAGAGATGATGTCGCTTCAAGGTTGTCAGGCTTCCAATTACCAGCTCCAGCTATATTTCCCTTTTTTAAATTAGCCCAGCCGCGATCACCGTCGCCACCACCCTGTGGTTCACCATGTTCAGGATTGTCCCCTTGCATGTCAGCATGGGAGTTAGTGGACCCTATGCCTGCCCGGCGACTTGGAGGAGGTTTCGGGTGGTTATGTGCCCCCTTATAGATTATCTCCGTTATATGGCCCTCATGAGAACATTCTACTTTCTTTTTAACCGGGCAATTTGAATGAGTACACTTGTAGTAACTTCGAGGGTACTCGCTGCCCTTAACTTGCTTTTGGTCTTTCTTCTAAACATTCAAAAGCAATTCTCAAATATTGTAAAAGGTCACCTTCACTAGATGTTTGTGTTACCAAATCAGGATCAAGTATTTCAATAATTCTTCTCTCTCTATGAATCTTCTTAGACCATCCAACAAGATTGTTATCATCTTTGAACTCGGACGAATCGATCGGTCACTTCCCTGATAGAAGTTCTAACAGTATGACACCGTAACTATAAACATCGCCTTTTGCTGTGCATCGAAAACTTTGATAGTATTCAGGTGGTACATAACCTGGTGTACCTGCAAGTGTGCTAACTGTGAGATGAGTGTCATGAGCATTAACCAATCTCACCATACCGAAACCCGAAACTCTAGCCTCAAAATTTTCGTCGAGAAGAATATTGCTTGACTTCATATCTCTATGGATAATATGAGGTATGCAACTATGATGAAGAAATGCAAGACCTCTTGCTGATCCTAGTGCTATCTTCTTTCTTGTTTCCCAAGCAAGCTTTGAACTTTTGTTACTCTCATGTAGAACAGTTTCTAAACTTTTGACTCTTAAATAAACCGCGTCTCATCTTCTCACCCTTCCATCATCTTCCACCGTTTCCCTTCCATCACTGTCACTCACTCCAGCACTCAAAGCTTAGCGACAACCGGATGCCTATTCATAAAAAGAAATGTAGTCAACGTCGAATCCAAACTCCGTCAAATTACTGAAACCACTGTTACCAAAGTCCTCATTATCGATATGTTTTGCACTTCTGCCATGGAAATAGCTTCCACCATGCGAATTCCTGTTTACTATTTCTTCACTACTGGAGCTTCTGCTTTGTCTCTGTATTCCTAATTTCCAAAAATTCACAGCGAAATAACGGTGTCATTAAAAGAAATGGTGGGAGTTGAGATTCTGATGCCAGGAAATTCAGCATTGAAAGCAGAGTTGATGCCGAAACCGGTTCAAACATGgaatgaaattaaacaccaaTAACTAATTTCATTAGGTCCTTGGTTGTTTCACTTTTGTCCTTGTCTACTTTTTGTTCAAAACTACTGGAATTATGTTGTAGACAACGTGAAAAAAACCATGTTTTACTTCGGAAACcattgttttgaaaatattgattTGTTGTCCATGAACTATATTGTGATTTTGCACTAGTTCTTCATATAATAAGTGATTTCATTTGGTTTCAGGAACATATATTTAACTAGCGACAGTACAGAACAATATAGTAATATGAATAactatgaaataaaaatatcatatcataaaagactcatttcaaataaGAAAAACAGAATAAAACTATGGCAATTTACATTTGATCGTTCAATTAATATTCGATTTTACATTTTACTGAGATGTAACTTCTAATCCGAAAATCATTCCAGCATGATTTGTAGCTTCGTTGTTTCTGAAATATATGGGTATCATCTTTTGAAAAGCCTGCCACGTTAGCAGACTATCAGACACGGCTTGGTGGGATTTTCCAGCGATTCGGCCAACCTTAAGAGTACTAGCAACACATTCGAGACCTCCATATAGTCCATTGCAATAACGGATCATATGTTTCATATCATATACACTCCTTCCAAATAGGAATCTCAACACACGCGAAAAACCTTCCAAGCTATCCGGAAGATTACTCCGTGTTAGTATCTTCACAAGATATGCAAAATCGTAGGTGCCGTGAAATGTCACCCACGTCACTCTTTCATTGCAGACAAGCCCAGACCTGAGCATCAACTCAGAAAAGTGGAACCAATTCACACCGTGAATGACGTTGTAGTTGAAATCAATACCTTGGCGTCGGAGAAGATCAATGGAATCTTTGTTGTGGGGGTCGCGCTTGACGTCAAAATCACGAAAATTAAACTCCCAAATGAAGCAGTTGCTGGTTCCGAAATCAGGTAGGTTGCCATTTTCATCCGAGAAAGTGAGACCTAGCTGAATAAGTTTGAGAGCATCAACATTGGCCTTGATGTAATTGTAAAGCTCATAAGGTTGAAGGTGACGGCGATCGACTTTAGATGGATAAATGACGCCGGGGAATTCTGTGTCCATCGAAACAAACCGATACCTATCGACAACATGATGTATGAGATCAAACTCAGCTTCTATATTATATGCCCAAACACGACGGATTACGACCGGTTTCGAATCTTTCTTCAATGTCGTCATCTGAAATTTCTTGATGATCAAAGTGTGATCTTAATAAAACTCtgaatgaaaaagaaataagCAAGAGAGAAGAACGTTTGTTTAATGTTTGAATTCGAAAGAAACTGCATACATGACTAAGGTAAACCTCTCGCTATATATAATAAGATAAGATTTAGTTTAgcatttatgataaaaaaaggATTTGATTGTATCCGATAAAAAAAGATTTGGTTAAtcttcagaagaaaaaaaagatttaatattttactACTAGTACCGAATcttaaaaagatttaatatctttttttttacttgttgataaagtaatttctcattttttttttgtttacaagtATTATCTCATTTAttagtaccaaaaaaaaatgatctcatttatttttattttttgataagaTTATCTCATTAATTGTACGATTTTCTCAAATGAAATTGAGTGAATTACTGCTATTAATTCATCTTTGTACAAtagatttcttaatttttttttatgaaagtgaattttttaaagaaaaaattgaatttttaaatgatttaataaaaaaaaacagaaaaactgTATTTTAAAAAAGTCAACGTCGGAGCTCTGAAATTGGtcaaaaatcctaaaatcgttcgaaaaccctaaaatcgactctAAACCCGACTAGAACCCAAACATCAgtagaaaaatctaaaatcgacaCTAAACCCAAAAATTTGGCCAAATatctaaaatcggccaaaaaccctaaaaacgaCTATACACCCTAAATCGGCCGGGAAAACATAAAATCGACAAAAAATCCTAAACTCgattataaaccataaaattggccgaaaacccaaaaaataaccaaaaaccataaaatcgaccGCAAACACAAAAATCGCccggaaaaacctaaaatcggccaaaaaccataaaattggccgaaaactcaaaaaatctGTGGAAAAACTTAAactcgaccctaaacccaaaaaattggccgaaaaatattccaaaaaccctaaaaacgaCCTAacaccctaaaatcggctgaaaaccgaaaaaatcgaccgtaaaaacctaaaatcggccgaaaaacctaaaatcgaccaaaaaccctaaaaaagaCTATACaccataaaatcggccgaaaaccgaAATAATCGGccggaaaaacctaaaatcagccgaaaacctaaaaaatcggccgaaaaacctaaaatcggccaaaaaccctaaaatcgactataaaccataaaattatccaaaaacctaaaaaatcggccgaaaaacctaaaagcGGACATAAAgcataaaatcgactataaaccaaaaaatcgaccgaaaacactaaaattattattggttttCCTGTCGATTTTAGGGTTCAATTCTAGCTTACggtcaattttagggtttttggccgattttatgtttttcggacgattttttgggtttagggtcgattttattaagataaataaaattaaacgaatgaaattcaattacattaccaaaacaaagaattttacaatttatgCAATTTCACCACTTTATATGAacaatgaaatttaaaaatcaagcgaattcaattgaatcaattgaattgcctagtatttaaaatcccttaaaTTTCTGGAATGCCCCATCCAAAGACACTCTTATGGGTACATTATTCCTGTGTTTTCACTATCTAAAGGTTTTATAGTGAAACGTTTAAAGATGTGGTTGGAGTTTGAAATTCTGGTGCCAGGAAATTTAGCATTGAATGCTGAGTTGATGTAGGGAGCAGTTCTTGATACGCAAGATCTTGCTTATTAGGAGATATGCTGTATTATTTTTAGTATCTTTCGATGGCAAAGGGAATTGTGGTGAATACATTTCGTGAATTGGAAGTTGTGGCGGTTAAAGCGGTTGAAGACGGTTTGTGTTTTCTGGATCTCAAAAGTTTGCTGCATTGGACCATGAAGTGGAGGTGCTGAGTTGCCGGAGAGCCAATGATTGCATGGCCATTCTACGCAGAGCAGCATGTTAATATAGGAATGTAATGGTGGAGGACCTCAAGGTCACCGTTGCGGTCGAGCAAAGGGAAGAAGATTGGTTTGTGAGTGGAGATTGGTTTTTGAGTCTATAGACGAAGTGATAAACACCGCTAAACTCACACAACTGTGAGGTCCCAGATTTGAACTCGGATGAAGATATCCAATCTAATAATATCGGTATTGCCGGTTGAACTAAGACTTCTGGATAAAGTAATTGGTTTTATTATATGCAAAGCAAGAGAAGAAAACAACAAATACACAAATTAAACTTTATATTCATGGTTGGCCATCTACTTCTATCCAACAAAGAAATAGCCATTCAAATGACCATAATACCCCTCACCTTCCACAAGctcaaaaaaaatacatgtggcATATGCATTAAATGCTACCATCTTCCCTCTACTTTCCTAAAGGTCTTCTACtttaattcaaaattcaaaaatgtTTTCCCCCTCTTtagcattttttatttctatataatatatatttcctttcacttttcacatatatactttcttctttctcttattcCTCACTTTTTCTTTGCATCTGCATTTTTTCATCTTTCTACATATTACTAACGGTGGATTCTAAGGTGAGGGAGCAATTAAGTCCCTCATCGGTGTACCATTAAAattaaccattagattaaattaaGTTACATGATAACATTTTTTACTATCACACATAATTATTAATCATTAGTCATTCAACCTCCTTGTTCATTGGTTTCTTCCCAAACATCGAACCCAATTATTTTCTTGTCACGGTGGTTCTCCACCACCATCTCCCACCCTCAAAAACATCTAACTGCCACCCCAACCAaggaaataataaaaacaagaaaaaacaacTCTAAGAAAAAGAAGGATTATTCAAACCTTCTCTCATTCCCTTTTTAATATTAACATACAACCATTAACACCAAGTTTCAAGTTCACTAATTCATCATCGATGTCCAATCTCCATGGTTGAAAAGTCCAATTACTTTTCTCATTTGTGTTCATTTCCACTCAAAGACAAATAcaatacttttataaatttcCTTCGCATATATTAACGTTTACTATTTCAAATCCaaatcctttttcttttctttttttcacagAAATTATGGGGGGGTTTGGCCTtctatattcttttttattgatGTGCATATTGAGGAGCAATATACTTATGCCGTGATGGAAAATTCTGAGAAAAAAGAATGGATGGTTGCAGCAGTTTTGCAAAGAGGAGATacaagattttatttttgtttattttgttggaAGAAGGTTATATAAGATCTGGTGTGGTAACAAAAAATGGACCATTTAATCTAACGATGAAATAGTAtggtacaccggtgagggacttaattgcTCCCTCACCCTAGAATCCACCATTACTAACATCTTACTTTTCTCCTCATTTTGTAGAAAGAAGAACAAAAGTCAAATGAAACTCTCATCCTCTTGACAAAGGTATGAACACAATGAttatcaaaatcacaattttttatgttcatatatctcctttattttttttgtccatcatatcattgttttttttttaaggcagCCAAATTTATTAGAAAACGATCTCATAGTATAAGAAATACTCAACAAACATAAATTTGTACATAAGTAACTACAATGATGCAGAAATAATTAGGAGACTACTTCAACAACTATAAACTAAAAGGTAGAAACCACACACTActgcttatttgttttttctgcatttttttactattaactttttgttgtgtttcatCCTAGAATGAATGGAAAGAATGACTACAAATCAGTTTGCTTCACCCGCATCTTTTCATGTTAGTGAAATTCATTCTTCCGCTTTATTCTTTATTGCTATCATATCTTTATAATCTTCAACTTCATTATATAACAAATCAGTTTTTTCTATTTGCAGCAAAATTTAATGCTCAGCACAACAAAGATCTAGGTAAATGTTAATAATACTGTTTATTTTGTGACTCTCAAGGAATGAGCTTAAAAAAAGTGACGGacgaaaaaaacaaaaatcaaaataaaagagaGTATTGACATTTTTGTCTTTCAAACTCCAACTTTCACATTAAACTTCATTTGGTGGCTATTCTTCAGTTTGATCGTTTCGCCTCAAaaagatttttatattttaactttttaccgtataaaaaaaattatattagaaagaaaaggaattaactttttttcatctcaatttctaaataaaaaataaaacacataacAAAGAATATGGAAATACAGTATAAAACATTAGAtctagaaagaaaataaattatccGAAAACAAgaaacttttttaaataaaacttcGGTCTATATAAcatgaagaaagaaagaaaaatgccTAAAAAAAACGATAATTAGAAAGAGAATcgaaaaatttaatataaagaaaaaagaaacagagaaaaaaataaaaacaagataAAGACAACAAAATAAACTGATTCAAACCACTCTACttagattaaataaaaacaaaccgATTCAAAGCAGATATGGTTTTATTCATTCTTTTCATGtcttaattaatttgttgttcTTACATGTACATAAAGAATGGAGATGACGAAGTCGCACAGTATTTCCGGTATGGTTGTTTCACTTTCCGGTACGGTGGTTACCAGAAAAAGTATTTCAATCTTCATTTTTATATTGTGGGTTTTATAGAGAAGGTCGAGAAAAGTCTCTATGAAGacgatttttcaaaaattggtCCATGGTGGTCGAAATCTAACGTTGAAGGTGGTGGTTGGGGTGTCTAATAATATCTctgatttgaaaataaaaatggtaaataGAAAAGAAGATGGTACATATGTGTTTGTAGCACAACATGATGATGTTGGAGGTATATTTCCAGTTCCAATTGAGTGGCTAGGGTTtgtttgagagagagagagcttcTTTGGTGTGAGAGAGATTATGTTGAACAAATGAGGTGTTAGAGAATAGAGAGATGAACTCTTCTATATTGTggacttcaaaaaaaaattcaatcaagTTAATGATGAATTTCTAGATTGTGGacttcaaaaaaattcaattaagttaatgATGGACTCTTCTAGATGGTGgacttaaaaaaattcaattcagTTAATTTTTAGTACTATGAAGTTGAATACGTGATACGATACCGATACGGTGATAcgagaaaattttcaaaattccagATACAATACGGCTTAGATAcgttatttataaattaaatttaaaattaaatatataaatgcacaatatataaacataactaaaatcgataatgataaaaaaaaattaatattcaaaCTATTAATACCATAGTTGGAATGATATAAACATAACTCTTAAGTAGTACGCAAAAATGACGATTAATACTATTTCAAAAAACATCATCATATAGTACCCAAAAATGCATAGTTGCTTATCCATAAAGAACATCATATTCTAATATTCACTACttagatatttttttgaattgtaTCGGTCTTCTCTCCTCCATTTACatcatcaaagaacattaattgtCTGATAGTATAGTtgaatatttttgttatttttatgaagAATTTATGTTGTCTATGGACTTCCATATTTATCTACATTATACGAGATACGTCTAACATGTCTTAAAgatgaatatttaaaaataatcattataGACAAAAACCAGTGCACttattatagtaattttttttaattgaatatagTATAGTATAAGATTTTCGCtacttttttttgaagaatttatGTTGTCAATGTATACGACTAATAATTTAAACTTTCACATTTTATCAACAATAAACAAGATATGAGATATCCTGAACatgtaataaaaatgaatatttaaaaataattattatagacAAAAATCATTATTAGTGCACCTATATTATAGTAAAGTATTAATTGAAAATACTATAGTAGAAGATTTTCATTACTTTTATGAAGAATTTAtgtcttttatatatatgactaATAATACatactttcatattttattaaCCAATATATGAGATATGTTAGACGTGTCTTAAAGTTTAAGTTTGTCACGGGACGGGATATCCTGAAAAATgtcttaaaaatgaaaaatgaattcCAACAAAGAAACAACCATGTGAAGTACCAAAATACCCCTCAAATGGCCAAAATTCTAAATAATGACACCTGACAACTGCATTAAATGCACAACCACTTTCTTTTTGGAggcaaaatttcaatttcaaattgaaTAGTTTTTCTATATATCAATCAATATCATATACTTTTCAACCACTCTcatttctcttttctttctgtcACTTTTTTCTATCTAAAGTTTATTATCTTCTCTATTTTCTAATCTCTATTTTATATTCATGTCATTTTGCAGGAAAGTTATGTTTTTTGTTAAGAAGAACAACATTGCAACACATGTATTTCACTTTTCGGTGCGGTGGTTACAGAAGAAAATATTCTAATCTTCATTTTTATGTTGTGGGTTTTGTAGAGAATGCGGAGAAAAGTCACTTTATGGTGATGTTTTTtcaaaattgggtcgttacaatatACGTCACACTGCATGTCTTAAAG
This portion of the Trifolium pratense cultivar HEN17-A07 linkage group LG3, ARS_RC_1.1, whole genome shotgun sequence genome encodes:
- the LOC123915084 gene encoding probable CCR4-associated factor 1 homolog 11 codes for the protein MTTLKKDSKPVVIRRVWAYNIEAEFDLIHHVVDRYRFVSMDTEFPGVIYPSKVDRRHLQPYELYNYIKANVDALKLIQLGLTFSDENGNLPDFGTSNCFIWEFNFRDFDVKRDPHNKDSIDLLRRQGIDFNYNVIHGVNWFHFSELMLRSGLVCNERVTWVTFHGTYDFAYLVKILTRSNLPDSLEGFSRVLRFLFGRSVYDMKHMIRYCNGLYGGLECVASTLKVGRIAGKSHQAVSDSLLTWQAFQKMIPIYFRNNEATNHAGMIFGLEVTSQ